One segment of Gammaproteobacteria bacterium DNA contains the following:
- the rseP gene encoding RIP metalloprotease RseP has translation MSAFLIAAAAFVLALGLLITVHEFGHYWVARQVGVKVLRFSIGFGKPLWRYVHGADRTEFVVAAIPLGGYVKMLDEREGPVPVAERARAFNRQPVGRRMAVVVAGPAFNFLFAILAYWAMFVYGVPGAKPIIEPVPQGLAAAAGIETHDLLKSIDGVATPTWDSALLALLEGALDRSRLALEVEGIDGRVRTVYLDLGPVEGLLDRGNLLDKLGLKAWRPRLPAVIERIVPDGAAAAAGLQPGDRILSADGTTMEDWGDWVRYVQGHAEQPIAVRVDRDGAVIGLTLRPDRVVIDDRAIGRIGAEVRIPPGLGAELRTETRYGPLAALGPSLVKTWDMSVLTLRTLWKMVVGEASLDNISGPLSIAEYAGQSARIGLATFLGFLAIVSISLGVLNLLPVPVLDGGHLLYYLIEFFKGSPVSEQTELFGQRIGIAALLALMGLALFNDFTRLLG, from the coding sequence ATGAGCGCCTTCCTGATCGCGGCCGCGGCCTTCGTGCTCGCCCTGGGTCTGCTCATCACCGTGCACGAGTTCGGGCACTACTGGGTCGCGCGCCAGGTCGGCGTGAAGGTGCTGCGCTTCTCGATCGGCTTCGGCAAGCCGCTGTGGCGGTATGTCCACGGCGCCGACCGCACGGAATTCGTCGTCGCGGCGATCCCGCTCGGCGGCTATGTGAAGATGCTCGACGAGCGCGAGGGGCCGGTGCCCGTCGCGGAGCGCGCACGCGCCTTCAACCGCCAGCCCGTCGGGCGGCGCATGGCGGTGGTGGTGGCGGGGCCGGCCTTCAATTTCCTGTTCGCCATCCTGGCCTATTGGGCCATGTTCGTGTACGGCGTGCCCGGCGCCAAGCCGATCATCGAACCCGTACCGCAGGGCCTGGCCGCCGCGGCCGGCATCGAGACGCACGATCTGCTGAAGAGCATCGACGGTGTCGCCACCCCGACCTGGGACAGCGCCCTGCTGGCGCTGCTGGAGGGGGCGCTGGACCGCAGTCGCCTGGCGTTGGAGGTGGAGGGTATCGACGGCCGGGTGCGCACTGTCTATCTGGACCTGGGTCCCGTGGAGGGACTGCTGGACCGCGGCAATCTGCTCGACAAGCTCGGCCTCAAGGCCTGGCGCCCGCGGCTGCCGGCGGTGATCGAGCGGATAGTGCCCGACGGGGCGGCGGCCGCCGCTGGTCTGCAGCCCGGCGACCGCATCCTGAGTGCCGACGGTACCACCATGGAGGACTGGGGGGACTGGGTCCGGTACGTGCAGGGGCACGCCGAGCAGCCCATTGCGGTGCGGGTCGACCGCGATGGCGCGGTGATCGGGCTGACGCTGCGACCGGACCGCGTCGTCATCGACGACCGCGCCATCGGCCGCATCGGTGCAGAGGTGCGCATACCGCCGGGACTCGGCGCGGAGCTGCGCACGGAGACGCGCTACGGGCCACTCGCCGCGCTGGGGCCGAGCCTCGTCAAGACCTGGGACATGAGCGTGCTGACGCTGCGCACGCTGTGGAAGATGGTGGTGGGCGAGGCGTCGCTCGACAACATCAGCGGTCCGCTCAGCATCGCCGAGTACGCCGGCCAGTCGGCGCGCATCGGGCTGGCCACCTTTCTGGGTTTTCTCGCCATCGTCAGCATCAGCCTGGGCGTACTCAATCTGTTACCGGTGCCGGTACTGGATGGGGGGCACCTGTTGTATTACCTTATTGAGTTTTTCAAGGGCAGTCCCGTTTCGGAGCAGACCGAGTTGTTCGGTCAGCGGATCGGCATTGCCGCCCTTCTCGCGCTGATGGGTTTGGCGCTGTTCAATGACTTCACGCGTCTGCTCGGTTGA
- the bamA gene encoding outer membrane protein assembly factor BamA produces MRFLLRSCVLAGAVAGNAWAFEPFTVTDIRVEGLQRIAPGTVFSYLPVKTGETFDEARSAAAIRALFRTGFFKDVRIERDNGVLVVVVQERPAISSIEITGNKDIETEPLLESLKEIGFAEGRVFDRSLLEKVEQELERQYFSRGKYGVKITTTVTPLERNRVGINIDVSEGRAARIKQISIVGNKVFSDKTLLKDFQLSTPTLLSFYTGVDQYSKQKLSGDLEMLRSYYLDRGYINFSIDSTQVSITPDKKDIYVTINVTEGDQFHVSEVRLAGDLVVDPPELFPLVDLNPGDVFSRKRVTETVTRISERLGNEGYAFANVNTIPDVDHETKKVIVTFFVDPGKRVYVRRINMVGNTRTRDEVLRREMRQMEGGWFSAAAVERSRTRLDRLGFFEQVNVETPTVPGTTDQVDVNYSVTERPSGNLMVGVGYSQTDGILFNTSISQNNFLGSGKRVSLAFNNSDVNTIYSFSYLNPYYTIDGVSRGFGLYYRETDASEANLSNYAVNSFGGNVSYGIPINEFDTVRLNVEYENLDIRETIYSSDQVRQFIDANGNRFDSVKLTGSWAHDTRNKIIFPDRGTLQRATAEITVPGMDLQYYKLGYEQQTFVPLTRQFTLMLNGEVGYGDGFGDFDALPFFKNYYAGGVRSVRGFEDNTLGPRDSQNDPLGGGFRVVGNVEILFPPPFFAQSNSFRMSTFLDVGNVYPGYDDFDAAELRYSVGVGATWLSPLGALTFSLAKPLNDKAGDDTQVFQFTIGTNM; encoded by the coding sequence ATGAGATTTTTGTTGCGCTCCTGCGTGCTGGCCGGCGCGGTCGCGGGGAATGCCTGGGCCTTCGAGCCGTTCACTGTCACCGATATCCGTGTCGAGGGCCTGCAGCGCATCGCGCCCGGCACAGTGTTCAGCTACCTGCCGGTGAAGACGGGCGAAACCTTCGACGAGGCACGCTCTGCCGCGGCCATTCGGGCCCTCTTCAGGACCGGCTTCTTCAAGGACGTGCGCATCGAGCGCGACAACGGTGTACTCGTCGTCGTGGTACAGGAGCGCCCGGCGATCTCCAGCATCGAGATTACCGGCAACAAGGATATCGAGACCGAGCCGCTGCTGGAATCGCTGAAGGAAATCGGCTTCGCCGAGGGGCGTGTGTTCGACCGCTCACTGCTCGAGAAGGTCGAGCAGGAACTCGAGCGTCAGTACTTCAGCCGCGGCAAGTACGGTGTGAAGATCACCACCACCGTGACACCGCTGGAACGCAATCGCGTCGGCATCAACATCGACGTTTCGGAAGGCCGTGCCGCGCGTATCAAGCAGATCAGCATCGTCGGCAACAAGGTGTTCAGCGACAAGACACTGCTGAAGGATTTCCAGCTCAGTACGCCGACACTGCTGTCCTTTTATACCGGCGTCGATCAGTATTCCAAGCAGAAGCTGTCGGGTGATCTGGAGATGCTGCGATCCTATTACCTGGACCGTGGCTACATCAACTTCAGCATCGATTCCACCCAGGTGTCGATCACGCCCGACAAGAAGGATATCTATGTCACCATCAACGTCACCGAGGGTGATCAGTTCCATGTCAGCGAGGTGCGTCTGGCCGGTGACCTGGTGGTCGACCCGCCGGAGCTCTTCCCGCTGGTGGACCTGAATCCGGGCGACGTATTCTCGCGCAAACGTGTCACTGAGACCGTCACCCGCATCAGCGAGCGGCTCGGCAACGAGGGCTATGCCTTCGCCAACGTCAACACCATCCCGGACGTCGATCACGAGACCAAGAAGGTCATCGTGACCTTCTTCGTCGACCCCGGCAAGCGTGTCTATGTACGCCGTATCAACATGGTGGGCAACACCCGCACCCGCGACGAGGTGCTGCGCCGCGAGATGCGCCAGATGGAGGGCGGCTGGTTCTCGGCCGCGGCGGTGGAGCGCTCACGCACCCGCCTGGACCGCCTCGGCTTCTTCGAGCAGGTCAACGTCGAGACCCCCACGGTGCCCGGTACGACCGACCAGGTGGACGTAAACTATTCGGTGACCGAGCGGCCGTCGGGCAACCTGATGGTGGGTGTGGGCTATTCGCAGACGGACGGTATCCTGTTCAACACCAGCATCAGCCAGAACAACTTCCTGGGCAGTGGCAAGCGTGTCAGCCTGGCCTTCAATAACAGTGACGTGAATACGATCTACAGCTTCTCCTATCTGAATCCGTACTACACCATCGATGGGGTGAGCCGCGGCTTCGGTCTCTATTACCGTGAGACCGACGCCAGCGAGGCCAATCTTTCCAACTACGCCGTGAATAGCTTCGGTGGCAACGTCAGTTACGGTATCCCGATCAACGAATTCGACACAGTGCGCCTGAACGTCGAATACGAGAACCTGGACATCCGTGAGACCATCTATTCCTCTGACCAGGTCCGGCAATTCATCGACGCCAACGGCAACCGCTTCGATAGTGTCAAGCTGACCGGCAGCTGGGCGCACGATACCCGCAACAAGATCATCTTCCCGGACCGTGGCACCCTGCAGCGCGCCACCGCCGAGATCACCGTTCCGGGCATGGACCTGCAGTACTACAAGCTCGGTTACGAGCAACAGACCTTCGTGCCGCTGACCCGGCAGTTCACCCTGATGCTGAACGGCGAGGTGGGCTATGGCGACGGCTTCGGCGACTTCGACGCGCTGCCGTTTTTCAAGAATTATTATGCCGGCGGCGTGCGCTCGGTGCGTGGCTTCGAGGACAATACCCTCGGCCCGCGGGATTCCCAGAACGATCCGCTGGGTGGCGGTTTCCGGGTGGTCGGCAACGTGGAGATCCTGTTCCCGCCACCGTTCTTTGCCCAGAGCAATTCGTTCCGGATGAGCACGTTCCTGGATGTGGGCAACGTCTATCCGGGTTATGATGACTTCGATGCCGCGGAGCTGCGCTATTCCGTTGGTGTGGGTGCCACGTGGTTGTCACCGCTGGGCGCCTTGACCTTCAGCCTGGCCAAGCCGCTGAACGACAAGGCGGGCGACGATACCCAGGTGTTCCAGTTCACCATTGGCACCAATATGTGA